One Nostoc sp. CENA543 genomic window, AGTGGTTGAATAGCACACAGCGCATCATGCACATCTTCAGAGGTTAGCTGACCCCACAGAGTGTTAGTAGGGTGTAGCTCATAGAGCGGGCGTGTGAGCCAGTCTAGCCGAACATTATCTAGGTTGCCTGAGAAGTAATCAGAGAGAACTTCTACCAAGTCTCGTGTATTGATATAGCAAGTTAGCATCGAACTCTTCCCTAGTGCTGTATGGGTTTGGTTTTGCATTTTTGGTACTAACAATTAACTTCCGGTTTTCTGAGATGCACGCCGCCTTAAGTGCTTTCTCTGTATAGGCTGGTCTAGTAGCTAGCTGACCCTCTCTAACGATTAAGTGGGTGTGTTGGTCATACCAGCTCTTGATGCTGGCGTGATGCCTCTTAAAAGCAGGGTCAGTCAAGTATTCATTAACAATGTCAGAGAGGAAGTTATTACCGTGTTTGCTGTAGCCGAAGTATTTACGAAAGCGACGCGCCAGGGTGTTATCACTAACGCCTACTTCCTTAGCTAGTCGGCAGGTAGGTTCGCCGTCTAGGTGTCGCCTGAAGAGAGATTCAAGCTTCTCCTGTGGTATATCAAGCATAGGTAAATAACTATAGGACTATATATCTATCCTAGAAATAATGAGGGGAGAAAACAAAGCGGGGGAGCGAGGTTGGGGCAGGCTGGGTTTGGTTTTGGTTTCTTTTTTAAATTGGATAGGCTGGAAGTATAAAGATTAGAAAGGAGAAATTAAATGTTTTACCCAATAATGCTCGCTATCGTAACCGCAAATATGTTAGTAGCCCTCAGACAGAGATCATTAATCAAGAAGCGTGGTGAAGAGATTCAAGCAGTAATTGAGTATCTAGCAGAGGCGAGAAAGGATGATACAGCTAAGCATATTTCTTTTAGTTCTATAGATGTTTAGCTTTGTAATTATAGGGATATTGGTTATAGACAAGGAAAGACTATGAAAAATGTGACGGTGCCGTTAAGTGATGAGTTATTAGCAGCCTTGAGGGATAAGGCGGAGGCACGAGGACGTACTTTGAATGAACAACTCCGAATAGCCTTGAGATTCTATGTAGCCAGCCAGTTCGTAGAACAACCCATGAAGAGAGGTAGACATCATGCCTAGAGGTAATGTAAGACTAACCGTTAGCCGGAAGGATTATAGAACCCTGGAGAACATAGCTGATGCTGTAGGCTTTAAGTTTACCAAAGACGGTAAGGGGGCCAGCCAGATACTAAGTTTTATCTTAGCTATGTATGGCAAGAGCATCCTAGACAACTTAGAGAACACGCGGGTGATGTTTGTTGAAGAAGACCACCCAGAAGAACAAGGCTCAGGCGCTAACAAAATGGGATTTAAATAAAAGAAAGACCCTGGCTTCGTCGGCTAGGGTCTCTTTCTTAGTAGGTAGTAGGTATACCGCGCTCCCTACAGTAAGCATCTCGGACAGTAATAGCGTCCTCTAGCAGTTTATATATACCGAGATACTTTCCATAAACAGATACCTGATATAAGTTCAGGTCTTGCTTCAGGTATATGTATTTTCCATACGGGGCGGCGTTGGTACGTTTTCTAGGCTCAGGAGGGTATAGAACAGCATCACCATAAGTAAAGTTTAGGTTTTTAGTATTGCGACCCTCATAGCGAATAGCGGCGCGGTCTACAGCTCTAGCGGCACATTCTTCAGTGTCGTAAGTTCCTAGATATAACTGTTTACCTTGAGGGTTGTAATAGTAAGTAGCCCAGCCGCCGTGACTGTAGTAGACACCACGGTACTGGCTCTTAGGGCGCTCTTCAAACATTTCATCTTCTGAGCGTCTGCGAACAGGAGTAGGTAAGGGAAATACTTCATACTCGAAGTTAACAGGGAGTTTAAGGTGGCGGGCATAGTTGTCATAGGTGAGGACAGCTTGAAGTTCATACTCAAACAAACCATAGCTCTTCAAGGGTGAAGAATCTGGTAGGTACGCTTCCCAGAGTTTAAGGCGGAAGTCGTAGCGTACACCAATAAAGGTCGGATGTTTCTTAAAATACTTAGCCATATGGGTTTATTAGAGGGACGTACAATCAGACTAACTAAGCGGGAGGCTCAGATCCTAGAGCTACTAGCTGAGCCTTACAACAGGGAGTGGATATGCCAGCACCTACAGATAAGTCGGAGGACGCTGGAGAATCATATATATATGCAGCGGCTGACAAGTTTTTAATAGAGCGTGACGCTGTGGGGTTGGTAGTGACTTACATGAAGTGTCGGCAGGCTGGGTTAATTGAAGTAGGGGACAGGGCAAAAAAGGCTTACTTGGACGAGGAGACGGTAAGAAAGATAAAAACCTACCGCGAGGCAGGTATGACACA contains:
- a CDS encoding AraC family transcriptional regulator, whose amino-acid sequence is MLDIPQEKLESLFRRHLDGEPTCRLAKEVGVSDNTLARRFRKYFGYSKHGNNFLSDIVNEYLTDPAFKRHHASIKSWYDQHTHLIVREGQLATRPAYTEKALKAACISENRKLIVSTKNAKPNPYSTREEFDANLLYQYTRLGRSSL
- a CDS encoding CopG family transcriptional regulator, coding for MKNVTVPLSDELLAALRDKAEARGRTLNEQLRIALRFYVASQFVEQPMKRGRHHA
- a CDS encoding AP2/ERF family transcription factor, whose product is MAKYFKKHPTFIGVRYDFRLKLWEAYLPDSSPLKSYGLFEYELQAVLTYDNYARHLKLPVNFEYEVFPLPTPVRRRSEDEMFEERPKSQYRGVYYSHGGWATYYYNPQGKQLYLGTYDTEECAARAVDRAAIRYEGRNTKNLNFTYGDAVLYPPEPRKRTNAAPYGKYIYLKQDLNLYQVSVYGKYLGIYKLLEDAITVRDAYCRERGIPTTY
- a CDS encoding LuxR C-terminal-related transcriptional regulator, with the translated sequence MGLLEGRTIRLTKREAQILELLAEPYNREWICQHLQISRRTLENHIYMQRLTSF
- a CDS encoding helix-turn-helix domain-containing protein, which gives rise to MPAPTDKSEDAGESYIYAAADKFLIERDAVGLVVTYMKCRQAGLIEVGDRAKKAYLDEETVRKIKTYREAGMTHNQLAERFSVSKQTIRKVLEGTS